From Anopheles funestus chromosome 3RL, idAnoFuneDA-416_04, whole genome shotgun sequence, a single genomic window includes:
- the LOC125771582 gene encoding spermine synthase isoform X1: MSANSILLDFSLDPARIIDEVSRKDIVRVCKEGLEKYLAGLKISYDMLTADGYLCILNETGTGTIVTIRFFEQGLITINVEYYRKDGDEAKISFENMKMLENGLRIRLDAIRSKHLPPIKRGSSVDVYLTSSDERVIEYDIDRVLFDKRSEFQKIQIVHSRSLGNMLVLDELQNIAEADLIYTETLMCRGAENYAGKEICILGGGDGALLYELLKEGPKFVVMLEIDEIVMQACNKYMNSICGEVLEKRTDDNYEIIVGDCMVYLKKYIKEERKFDYVFGDLTDIPISDTPTGEIWDFIRLILESSFQVLKPDGKFMTHGNGVSCPESLRMYEDQLAKLTPKVKYTKSSAFVPSFMEEWVFYQVQREVASATESV, encoded by the exons ATGTCGGCGAATTCGATTTTGCTAGATTTTTCACTAGACCCCGCCCGTATCATTGACGAGGTGTCACGCAAGGACATAGTACGGGTGTGCAAGGAAGGTCTTGAAAAGTATTTGGCGGGTTTGAAGATATCCTACGACATGCTGACGGCCGACGGGTATCTCTGCATTCTCAACGAAACCGGCACCGGAACCATTGTGACGATTCGCTTCTTCGAGCAGGGCTTGATAACGATCAACGTCGAATACTACCGGAAGGATGGCGATGAGGCGAAGATTTCCTTTGAA AACATGAAAATGCTAGAAAATGGTTTGCGCATCAGGCTGGACGCTATACGCTCCAAGCACCTTCCACCGATAAAACGGGGCAGTAGCGTTGACGTTTACCTAACAAGCTCAG ACGAGCGTGTCATCGAGTATGACATCGATCGGGTGCTGTTCGACAAGCGTTCCGAGTTCCAGAAGATACAAATCGTTCACTCCAGAAGCTTGGGCAATATGTTGGTGTTGGATGAATTGCAAA ACATTGCCGAAGCGGATCTTATCTATACCGAAACGTTGATGTGTCGAGGTGCCGAAAATTATGCTGGAAAGGAGATATGCATTCTGGgcggtggtgatggtgctTTGCTTTATGAGCTGCTAAAGGAAGGTCCCAAGTTTGTCGTAATGCTCGAGATCGACGAAATAGTCATGCAGGCGTGCAATAAATACATGAACTCCATCTGTGGGGAAGTGCTGGAAAAGCGCACGGACGACAATTATGAAATAATCGTCGGAGATTGTATGGTGTACCTGAAGAAGTACATTAAGGAGGAACGCAAGTTTGATTACGTGTTTGGCGATCTGACAGACATACCAATTTCCGACACACCGACCGGTGAGATATGGGATTTTATTCGCTTGATCTTGGAATCGTCTTTCCAAGTACTTAAACCGGACGGAAAGTTTATGACCCAT GGTAACGGTGTTAGCTGCCCGGAATCGCTTCGAATGTACGAGGATCAGCTCGCAAAGCTAACGCCAAAGGTGAAGTACACTAAGAGTTCAGCATTCGTGCCATCATTTATGGAGGAATGGGTGTTTTACCAGGTGCAGCGTGAAGTCGCTAGTGCCACCGAGAGCGTTTGA
- the LOC125771582 gene encoding spermine synthase isoform X2: MSANSILLDFSLDPARIIDEVSRKDIVRVCKEGLEKYLAGLKISYDMLTADGYLCILNETGTGTIVTIRFFEQGLITINVEYYRKDGDEAKISFEQIRELENNLVQKLKLNHGQSLPPLQRGPLTRYFPTADERVIEYDIDRVLFDKRSEFQKIQIVHSRSLGNMLVLDELQNIAEADLIYTETLMCRGAENYAGKEICILGGGDGALLYELLKEGPKFVVMLEIDEIVMQACNKYMNSICGEVLEKRTDDNYEIIVGDCMVYLKKYIKEERKFDYVFGDLTDIPISDTPTGEIWDFIRLILESSFQVLKPDGKFMTHGNGVSCPESLRMYEDQLAKLTPKVKYTKSSAFVPSFMEEWVFYQVQREVASATESV; encoded by the exons ATGTCGGCGAATTCGATTTTGCTAGATTTTTCACTAGACCCCGCCCGTATCATTGACGAGGTGTCACGCAAGGACATAGTACGGGTGTGCAAGGAAGGTCTTGAAAAGTATTTGGCGGGTTTGAAGATATCCTACGACATGCTGACGGCCGACGGGTATCTCTGCATTCTCAACGAAACCGGCACCGGAACCATTGTGACGATTCGCTTCTTCGAGCAGGGCTTGATAACGATCAACGTCGAATACTACCGGAAGGATGGCGATGAGGCGAAGATTTCCTTTGAA CAAATACGCGAGCTCGAGAacaatttggtgcaaaaactaAAACTCAACCATGGCCAATCGCTACCACCGCTCCAACGGGGTCCCTTAACCCGTTATTTCCCGACCGCAG ACGAGCGTGTCATCGAGTATGACATCGATCGGGTGCTGTTCGACAAGCGTTCCGAGTTCCAGAAGATACAAATCGTTCACTCCAGAAGCTTGGGCAATATGTTGGTGTTGGATGAATTGCAAA ACATTGCCGAAGCGGATCTTATCTATACCGAAACGTTGATGTGTCGAGGTGCCGAAAATTATGCTGGAAAGGAGATATGCATTCTGGgcggtggtgatggtgctTTGCTTTATGAGCTGCTAAAGGAAGGTCCCAAGTTTGTCGTAATGCTCGAGATCGACGAAATAGTCATGCAGGCGTGCAATAAATACATGAACTCCATCTGTGGGGAAGTGCTGGAAAAGCGCACGGACGACAATTATGAAATAATCGTCGGAGATTGTATGGTGTACCTGAAGAAGTACATTAAGGAGGAACGCAAGTTTGATTACGTGTTTGGCGATCTGACAGACATACCAATTTCCGACACACCGACCGGTGAGATATGGGATTTTATTCGCTTGATCTTGGAATCGTCTTTCCAAGTACTTAAACCGGACGGAAAGTTTATGACCCAT GGTAACGGTGTTAGCTGCCCGGAATCGCTTCGAATGTACGAGGATCAGCTCGCAAAGCTAACGCCAAAGGTGAAGTACACTAAGAGTTCAGCATTCGTGCCATCATTTATGGAGGAATGGGTGTTTTACCAGGTGCAGCGTGAAGTCGCTAGTGCCACCGAGAGCGTTTGA